A genomic stretch from Falco cherrug isolate bFalChe1 chromosome 1, bFalChe1.pri, whole genome shotgun sequence includes:
- the JCHAIN gene encoding immunoglobulin J chain, which produces MKSSLLLCVALAVSLGFILVAGYPEASGDDEHVLVNNKCQCVTVTSKFVPSKEDPGEEVLERNIRILVPLRARENISDPMSPLRTTFVYRMTELCKKCDPVEVELGGEIYKAQQSTSCNEPETCYTYNRDKCYTTTFPFSYHGEVKKVQAVLTPASCYAD; this is translated from the exons ATGAAGAGCTCTTTGTTGCTGTGCGTGGCCTTGGCTGTCTCCTTGGGATTCATCCTTGTGGCAG GTTATCCAGAGGCCTCTGGGGATGATGAGCATGTGCTGGTCAATAATAAGTGTCAGTGTGTGACAGTGACCTCAAAGTTCGTTCCCTCCAAAGAAGATCCTGGTGAAGAAGTCCTGGAAAGAAACATACGCATCCT AGTTCCCCTGCGGGCTCGAGAGAACATCTCTGACCCCATGTCCCCACTCAGAACCACTTTTGTCTACCGCATGACCGAACT CTGCAAAAAATGCGATCCCGTAGAAGTTGAGCTGGGTGGTGAGATTTACAAGGCCCAGCAAAGCACCTCCTGCAATGAACCTGAAACCTGCTACACCTACAACAGGGACAAGTGCTACACCACAACCTTCCCATTCTCCTACCACGGGGAGGTGAAAAAAGTTCAAGCAGTTCTGACGCCGGCATCCTGCTATGCCGATTAG
- the UTP3 gene encoding something about silencing protein 10, protein MRTRRGTVLRPPPGPQEEDEDGGEAEAAGGPAGPEALADEVEDFHEAQFRAVMAALESGEEAGGSEEEEEEEEVLGLQLPEEDSEEDGDGKEDNEGEEEEGQGLDLYVDHSAEKDGGEEGAEDEDGEEEEEEDGEGEEEEENEVEDEDGELSMESDLEEHRQDTKLPHELSWGQRKQLYYDTDYGSDAQAKGKRSQQEVDAEEEEEEQEAQVIQRRLVQDLGEDDYGLDMIQGYLAKQQKTRDSEGQKIDKDLQALPKKEQLKLLKQESPELLQLIEDFEVKLMELKDELHPLLQMVKNGTIPQGKGSRYLQTKYHLYLNYCAHISFYLVLKSKRMPVHSHPVIERLVAYRNIINDLAVIDEKLSSQVRMLLKNYYDKKEGKLRKEKKFAVFLPLDVKKTKSKRGPALANGRDVADGRSDESDLDEEAALKYYKMMEEKLKFKRKRTEDQDTLEEGVLEGEDPNSKRGVTYQMIKNKGLTPRRRKIDRNPRVKHREKFRRAKIRRKGQVREVRRELHRYAGEPSGIRAGVKKSRKLQ, encoded by the coding sequence ATGAGGACCCGGCGCGGCACCGTGCTgcggccgccgcccggcccgcaggaggaggatgaggatggcGGGGAGGCTGAGGCGGCCGGCGGGCCGGCGGGCCCCGAGGCGCTGGCGGATGAGGTGGAGGACTTCCATGAGGCGCAGTTCCGGGCGGTGATGGCGGCCCTGGAGAGCGGGGAGGAGGCCGGGGGCAgcgaagaggaggaggaggaggaggaagtgctGGGGTTGCAGCTGCCCGAGGAGGACAGCGAGGAGGATGGAGACGGTAAGGAAGACAAcgaaggagaggaggaggaagggcaggggcTGGATCTTTATGTGGACCATAGTGCAGAAAAGGATGGAGGTGAGGAGGGTGcggaggatgaggatggagaagaggaggaggaggaggatggagaaggtgaagaggaggaggaaaatgaggTAGAAGATGAAGATGGGGAGCTGTCCATGGAAAGCGATTTGGAGGAGCACCGTCAGGACACCAAGCTCCCCCATGAGCTCTCCTGGGGCCAACGCAAGCAGCTCTACTACGACACGGACTATGGGAGCGATGCCCAGGCCAAGGGCAAGCGTAGCCAGCAAGAAGTCGATgccgaggaggaggaagaggagcaggaggCTCAAGTTATCCAGAGACGGTTGGTGCAGGACTTGGGGGAAGATGACTATGGGCTGGACATGATCCAGGGCTATCTGGccaagcagcagaaaacccGTGATAGCGAGGGGCAAAAGATTGACAAGGATTTGCAGGCCCTTCCCAagaaggagcagctgaagcTACTGAAGCAGGAGTCCcctgagctcctgcagctgaTTGAGGACTTTGAAGTCAAGCTAATGGAGCTCAAGGATGAACTGCACCCACTGCTGCAAATGGTCAAGAACGGCACTATCCCGCAAGGGAAGGGCAGCCGCTATTTACAGACCAAGTATCACCTCTACTTGAACTACTGTGCCCATATCAGTTTCTATTTGGTTTTGAAGTCAAAGAGGATGCCGGTTCATAGTCACCCCGTTATCGAACGGCTGGTTGCTTATAGAAATATAATTAATGACCTAGCTGTTATAGATGAAAAGTTATCCTCGCAAGTTCggatgcttttgaaaaactaCTATGATAAGAAGGAAGGTAAATTACGGAAGGAGAAGAAGTTTGCAGTGTTTCTCCCACTGGATGttaagaaaaccaaatcaaaacgTGGACCCGCTCTTGCTAATGGTCGCGATGTTGCTGATGGACGGTCAGATGAGTCGGACCTGGATGAAGAGGCTGCCCTAAAATACTATAAGATGATGGAGGAGAAGTTGAAATTTAAGAGGAAGAGAACCGAAGACCAAGACACGCTTGAAGAAGGGGTGTTGGAAGGAGAGGATCCAAATAGCAAGAGGGGTGTGACCTATCAGATGATCAAGAACAAAGGCCTCACGCCCAGAAGGAGAAAGATCGATCGCAACCCCAGGGTCAAGCATCGGGAGAAATTTCGTCGAGCTAAGATTCGCCGCAAGGGCCAGGTCCGTGAAGTTCGGAGGGAATTGCACAGATATGCTGGGGAGCCATCCGGTATTCGTGCGGGAGTTAAGAAAAGCAGGAAGCTTCAGTGA